From Hymenobacter sediminicola:
CATCACAAGCAACCGTTCGGCTTCAGCCTCCGAAATCGTATCGGGGGTGCTGCAGGACTATGACCGTGCCGTGGTAGTGGGAGAGCGGACGTTTGGCAAGGGCCTTGTACAGGCGACCCGGCCCTTGAGCTACAACTCACAATTGAAGGTGACGACGGCCAAATACTATATCCCGAGCGGCCGCTGCATCCAGGAAATCGACTACGCGCACCGCGCCGATGACGGTACTCTGGGTAAGGTACCGGACTCGTTGCGCACGGCCTTCAAAACACAGGCTGGCCGTACCGTATACGACGGCGGCGGCGTGGCGCCCGACGTGGAAGTACAGGAGCGGGAAATTGCGGACATCACGCGGGTGCTGCTGCAGAAAAGCTACCTCTTCGACTATGCTACCCGCTACCGTTCCGAGCACCCTACTATTGTGCCGGCTCGGCAGTTTAAGCTCACGGATGCTGAGTACGCGAAGTTTACTGACTACCTGAAGGGTAAGGACATCAGCTACAGCACCGACGCCGAGAAAGCCATCACCGACCTGACCAAGAAGGTGAAGGACGAGAAGCACTACGACGACGTGAAAACCGAGTTGGAAGCTATGCGCCGCAAGGTGAGTACCAATAAAAGCAACGACCTGACCCGCTTCAAGCCCGAAATCAAGGATTTGCTGGAGCAGGAAATCGTGTCGCGCTACTACTTCCAGAAGGGCCAGATTGAGGCCACCTTCGACGACGACCCCAACATCCTGATGGCCATGAACGTGCTCAACGACCCGAACCGCTACGCCTCTCTGCTCAAGCCTGGCGGCCACGCCGCCAGCAGCACCAAAGGCGCAGGCACGGCGAAGTAGAAGAACTGTACGAAGCATCACTATACTAGCACGGCAACTTCAACACGAGGCTGCCGTGTTTTTTCTTATCCATGAATGATTTCATCCTGCGCACTAAGCCTTGGCAAATTTTTTTGTGCCTGCTGGTGCCCCGCGTCGCCTCCTGGACTGTAGAAGACGGCATAATAGATTCGATACTGTCCTTTGCAAGTCTATTTCTATGGGTGGCATGGATTGCTCTTCTGGTAAGCTCGCTCAGCCGCATACGTGCAGACGTATTGGGCTATAATTTCACTTGGTTTTTGACGAACGTTTTTGTTGTCTTGCTGGCATTGGCATATGCAAGCTTTGCTAACGATTCGGAGTTTCAATTCTCGTCAATCAGCTTCCAAGTAGCGGGCATAGCAATGCTGCCCGGTCTGTATGCTGGGTTTGCCTACATTCACCTGCATTGGTTCACTGCTTCATTATTACTAGCCAAGGAACATGGCCGCCGACCCGATTTTAGCCAAGCTTTTGTGTCCTTTTTGGCATTGTGGTTCTGGCCTCTTGGTGTGTGGTTTGTTCAGGAGAAGGCCAATAAGATAGGAGACGAAGATTTCTGGGCGCGGCGAGCGGTAGGTGACTTGGGGGCTGAGCAGGTAGAGCAGTTCTAATTCTACAGGGCATTACGTGTTCATTACCTTTGCCTCATGCCTAGCATGATTCTTTCCCTCGAAACGTCCTCACCTGTTTGCTCCGTAGCGCTGCACCGCGCAGATGATGGCCAGTTGGTAGGGCAGTCGGAGCTGCGGCTGGAAAAGTCGCACTCTTCACACCTAAGTGTGCTTGTTAGCCAGCTGCTGGAAAATACGCTGCATACGCTGCAGGATGTAGCGGCCGTGGCCGTGAGCGACGGGCCGGGCTCCTACACGGGGCTGCGGATTGGAGCGGCTGCCGCCAAGGGCCTGTGCTACGCGCTGGACATTCCGCTGATAGCCGTGAATACGCTGGCGGCGCTGGCCCGGCAGGTGGCCGCTGCTACCGTGCCCACCGAAAACCTGCTGCTGTGCCCCATGCTGGACGCGCGCCGCATGGAAGTCTACACCGCCCTCTACCGCCCCGATGGGACGGAGGTGCTGGCTCCCACGCCCCTGATTCTGGATGAAACGGCGCTGGCCGAACAAATGGCCCACCACCGCTTGTTATGCTTCGGAAACGGCGCGGCCAAGCTCCGGCCGCTCGTTCAGGACCAGTCTACCGTAGGGTTTCTGGCCGGCATCGAGCCCTCGGCGGTAGCTGTGGGGGCGCTGGCAGTAGAAGCTTACAAGCGGGCTGAGTTCCGGGACGTGGCCTACTACGAGCCGTTTTATCTGAAAGAAGTGTACACCACTACCCCGAAAGCGAAGTAGTGCCGCAACGGCGCAATGCCACCCAATAACATGGAAGATACCCTCATCAACCGAGTAGCTACCAGCGCCCTCACGTCGCTGAACTTGGAGGAGCTGTTGCACCCCGGCGAGCGGGTCGTGTATGACATCAAGGACAACCTGTTTCACGGCTTGATGCTGCGTGAGAAGGACCTGCGCGAATTCGTGAAAACCCACGACTGGAGCCAATACGACGGCAAGAACGTGGCCATCATCTGCTCCGCTGATGCCATTGTGCCGACCTGGGCCTACATGCTGCTGGCTTCCAAGCTGCAGGGCCACGCTCACCGCTACGTGTTCGGAGAGTTGGCGGCGCTGGAGCAGGAGCTGTTTCAGGAAGCCATTGCCGCCATCGATGCCGAGCAGTACCGCGACGCGAAAGTGGTGGTGAAAGGCTGCGGCGAAAAAGAAGTGCCGACCTACGCCTACGTGGCCATTATGCAGAAACTGCTGCCTGTAGTGAGCAGCGTGATGTATGGCGAGCCATGTAGCACCGTGCCGCTCTACAAGCGCCCCAAGCCAAGCGCGGCGTAGGCTTTCATAGTTTGCCAGATTGTAGGAAGGCCCGACAGTGCATCTGTCGGGCCTTTGTGCGTCTGTGGCTGTCTGAAGAGCAGTTAGGCAGCCTTCAGAACTACTTGTAGCGGCGCAAAATCCCTTGGTTGGGTGGGTTTGTGCATCTTTGGCCGCGAAATCATTTTCTCTATGCCCCAATCTTCTCCCTACAAAATCAGCGTTCTGACCGGTATATCTATTGTGGTAGCCAACATGGTTGGGACGGGCGTTTTTACTAGTCTGGGTTTTCAGATAGTGGATATCAAGAGTGGTTTTGCGCTGCTGATGTTGTGGGCCGTAGGCGGTGTGGTAGCGCTGTGCGGGGCGCTGAGCTACGGGGAGCTGGCGGCGGCGCTGCCCCGCTCGGGAGGCGAGTATCATTACCTGTCTCGCATCTACCATCCGGCTGTGGGGTTTTTGTCGGGGTGGGTGTCAGCCACGGTGGGGTTTGCGGCGCCCACGGCGCTGGCGGCCATGGCGCTGGGCAAATATGCAGGCAGTGTGTGGCCGGGGCTGCCGCCGCTGCTGCTGCCAGTGGCCGTGGTGCTGGCTCTCACGGCAGTGCACGCCACCAGCCGCCAGGCCGGTAGTCGCCTGCAAGTACTCGTGACGGCCGTGAAAGTGCTGGTGCTGGTGGCCTTCATCGGGGTGGGGCTGGTGGTAGCGGTGCCGCAGCCGCTGTCGTTTGCGCCCACAAAGCTGGCGACGCAGGAGTTGCTGAGTCCGGCGTTTGCGGTGTCGTTGGTGTTTGTGTCGTATGCCTATTCGGGCTGGAACGCGGCTGTGTATGCCACCGGCGAAGTGCACGAGCCGCAACGGACGTTGCCGCGCATCCTGCTCACGGGCACCGCGCTGGTCATGGCACTGTACGTGGCGCTGAACTTTGTTTTCCTGTATTCAACCTCATTAGCCAAGCTGGAAGGGCAGGCCGAGGTGGGGTTTATTGCGGGCACGCAGCTGTTTGGCGTGGCGGGCGGGCGGCTGATGGGCGGCCTGATTGCGGCGCTGCTGGTGTCCACTATCAGCGCCATGATTTTTGCCGGCCCGCGCATTGTGCAGGTGATGGGTGAAGATTTGCCGCCGCTCCGGCCGCTGGCGCACCTGAGTCCGGCGGGCATTCCGGTGCGGGCCATGCTGCTGCAAACGGGCCTCACGCTGCTGTTCATCGTCACGGCTACCTTCGAGCAGGTGCTGCTCTACGCCGGTTTTGTGCTCAATCTGTTTACGTTCCTGACCGTGCTGGGGCTGTTTGTGCTGCGCTGGCGGCAGCCAGCCCTGCCGCGGCCCTACCGCGCCTGGGGCTACCCCGTCACGCCGCTATTGTTTCTGGCCCTCAGCGCCTGGACGCTCTGGTTTATTATCCACGACAAGCCCACCGAGTCGCTCTACGGCTTGCTGACGGTGCTAGCCGGGCTGGTACCGTATGCGCTGAGCCGTCGCCGAACGTAGAGCGCCAAACCAATTCTTTATCTTTCGTTATGCTTGCTTCTCTCGCTGCCCGCTGGCACCGCCTCACGGCGCCGCTGCTCCCGGATGAAGGCCGTCGAGCCGCTATGTTGGAGCAGTTGGTGGCTGCCTATCAGGCTCCCGGCCGGCACTACCACACGCTCACGCATATTCAGGCGCTGCTGGAAGCTACTGATACTGCCGCCGACCAGCTGCAGGATGCGGTGGTAGTGGAGCTGGCCGTCTGGTTTCATGATGCCGTGTATGAGCCACTGCGCTCCGATAATGAGGAGAAAAGCGCCGAGCTGGCCTGGGAGTTTTTGTCCGTCACGTCACTTTCAGCGGCGCGGCAGGAGCGGGTGGTCTTCCTGATTGAGCGCACCAAAGACCACACATTGCCCCAGCCGCCCGAT
This genomic window contains:
- a CDS encoding HD domain-containing protein yields the protein MLASLAARWHRLTAPLLPDEGRRAAMLEQLVAAYQAPGRHYHTLTHIQALLEATDTAADQLQDAVVVELAVWFHDAVYEPLRSDNEEKSAELAWEFLSVTSLSAARQERVVFLIERTKDHTLPQPPDDADLLFFLDADLSILGAPEARYQEYARQVRQEYRMVPGILYRRGRRKVLEKMLAAPALYRTADYHTRLEAAARRNLQQELREL
- a CDS encoding DUF2480 family protein, encoding MEDTLINRVATSALTSLNLEELLHPGERVVYDIKDNLFHGLMLREKDLREFVKTHDWSQYDGKNVAIICSADAIVPTWAYMLLASKLQGHAHRYVFGELAALEQELFQEAIAAIDAEQYRDAKVVVKGCGEKEVPTYAYVAIMQKLLPVVSSVMYGEPCSTVPLYKRPKPSAA
- a CDS encoding APC family permease; protein product: MPQSSPYKISVLTGISIVVANMVGTGVFTSLGFQIVDIKSGFALLMLWAVGGVVALCGALSYGELAAALPRSGGEYHYLSRIYHPAVGFLSGWVSATVGFAAPTALAAMALGKYAGSVWPGLPPLLLPVAVVLALTAVHATSRQAGSRLQVLVTAVKVLVLVAFIGVGLVVAVPQPLSFAPTKLATQELLSPAFAVSLVFVSYAYSGWNAAVYATGEVHEPQRTLPRILLTGTALVMALYVALNFVFLYSTSLAKLEGQAEVGFIAGTQLFGVAGGRLMGGLIAALLVSTISAMIFAGPRIVQVMGEDLPPLRPLAHLSPAGIPVRAMLLQTGLTLLFIVTATFEQVLLYAGFVLNLFTFLTVLGLFVLRWRQPALPRPYRAWGYPVTPLLFLALSAWTLWFIIHDKPTESLYGLLTVLAGLVPYALSRRRT
- the tsaB gene encoding tRNA (adenosine(37)-N6)-threonylcarbamoyltransferase complex dimerization subunit type 1 TsaB, with amino-acid sequence MILSLETSSPVCSVALHRADDGQLVGQSELRLEKSHSSHLSVLVSQLLENTLHTLQDVAAVAVSDGPGSYTGLRIGAAAAKGLCYALDIPLIAVNTLAALARQVAAATVPTENLLLCPMLDARRMEVYTALYRPDGTEVLAPTPLILDETALAEQMAHHRLLCFGNGAAKLRPLVQDQSTVGFLAGIEPSAVAVGALAVEAYKRAEFRDVAYYEPFYLKEVYTTTPKAK